Proteins encoded within one genomic window of Arachis ipaensis cultivar K30076 chromosome B08, Araip1.1, whole genome shotgun sequence:
- the LOC107612722 gene encoding LOW QUALITY PROTEIN: nuclear transcription factor Y subunit C-1 (The sequence of the model RefSeq protein was modified relative to this genomic sequence to represent the inferred CDS: inserted 2 bases in 1 codon): MENTTNTNNNHPHQQAQSSPYPGPPTLPPPPTTTTVVPGGAPPPSSAAPFHHLLQQQQQQLQMFWSYQRQEIEHVNDFKNHQLPLARIKKIMKADEDVRMISAEAPILFAKACELFILELTIRSWLHAEENKRRTLQKNDIAAAITRTDIFDFLVDIVPRDDIKDDAAALGGIVAAAAAATASGVPYYYPPMGXQTAAEDGNYGSGATAAQGNLDGQS; this comes from the exons ATGGAGaacaccaccaacaccaacaacaACCACCCTCACCAGCAGGCCCAATCGAGCCCATACCCAGGCCCACCAACACTCCCACCacctcccaccaccaccaccgtcgTCCCCGGAGGCGCACCACCACCGTCCTCCGCCGCACCATTCCACCACCTCCTCCAGCAACAACAGCAACAGCTTCAGATGTTCTGGTCTTACCAGCGCCAAGAAATCGAACACGTCAACGACTTTAAGAACCACCAGCTTCCATTGGCGCGCATCAAGAAGATCATGAAGGCCGACGAAGACGTTCGCATGATCTCCGCCGAAGCCCCAATCCTCTTCGCCAAAGCCTGCGAGCTCTTCATCCTCGAGCTCACGATCCGTTCATGGCTTCACGCCGAAGAGAACAAGCGAAGGACACTTCAGAAGAACGACATCGCCGCCGCCATTACGCGAACCGACATCTTCGATTTCTTAGTTGATATTGTTCCCAGGGACGATATCAAGGACGATGCGGCGGCGCTCGGCGGAATTGTGGCTGCTGCGGCGGCGGCTACTGCCAGTGGTGTTCCGTACTATTATCCGCCCATGGG GCAGACTGCTGCGGAGGATGGCAACTATGGGAGTGGCGCCACCGCCGCTCAAGGGAATCTTGATGGACAGAG